In a genomic window of Punica granatum isolate Tunisia-2019 chromosome 6, ASM765513v2, whole genome shotgun sequence:
- the LOC116212492 gene encoding uncharacterized protein LOC116212492 isoform X1 → MGMVFNTPQQISSPQSTELEDYPPMKNSSRIKLRDGRYLAYAERGVPRHESKYQIVIVHGFGSSKEMNFPVSQELIEELGIYFLLFDRAGYGDSDLNMKRSVKSEALDIEELVDKLELGSKFYVIGVSMGSYPTWSCLKYIPHRLAGVALVVPIVNYWWPSLPKSLTKLDFRKKLIRWTLRIASHAPGLLRWWVNKKCLPSNSVLERDPTFFNEHDMEVLKHSKGFPMLTRERLRQQEVFDTLRTDFMVCFGKWDFDPMEMGDPFPESPESSVHIWQGHEDKVVPVELQQCISEKLPWIQYHEIPEGGHLIVHYDGVCDSIVKALLLGEEPLTDTQDSS, encoded by the exons ATGGGAATGGTCTTCAACACCCCCCAGCAAATCTCTTCCCCACAGAGCACAGAGCTCGAAGACTACCCTCCCATGAAGAACTCGTCCAGAATTAAGCTCCGGGATGGAAGGTATCTCGCTTATGCGGAGAGAGGTGTTCCCCGGCACGAGTCGAAGTACCAAATCGTCATCGTCCACGGCTTCGGCAGCTCGAAAGAAATGAACTTTCCTGTCTCCCAG GAGCTGATAGAAGAGTTGGGCATATATTTCCTGTTGTTTGATAGAGCCGGTTATGGAGACAGTGACCTGAACATGAAGAGATCGGTTAAGAGCGAAGCTCTTGATATCGAAGAACTGGTGGACAAGCTAGAATTGGGATCTAAGTTTTATGTGATTGGTGTGTCAATGGGATCGTATCCCACTTGGAGTTGCCTCAAATACATTCCTCACAG GCTAGCGGGTGTGGCACTAGTAGTCCCGATCGTGAACTACTGGTGGCCTTCTCTTCCGAAGAGTCTAACGAAATTGGACTTTCGGAAGAAACTCATCCGCTGGACACTGAGAATCGCGAGCCATGCTCCTGGACTGCTACGGTGGTGGGTGAACAAGAAGTGTCTCCCTTCAAATTCTGTCCTTGAGAGAGACCCCACTTTCTTCAACGAACATGACATGGAAGTTCTGAAGCACTCGAAAGGCTTCCCGATGCTCACTCGG GAAAGGTTACGACAGCAGGAAGTATTTGACACTCTTAGGACTGACTTCATGGTCTGTTTCGGAAAGTGGGACTTCGACCCGATGGAGATGGGGGATCCATTCCCAGAGAGTCCTGAAAGCTCAGTTCACATCTGGCAGGGCCATGAAGACAAGGTGGTCCCAGTCGAACTCCAACAGTGCATCTCAGAGAAACTACCGTGGATCCAATATCATGAGATCCCCGAGGGAGGCCACTTGATTGTGCACTACGATGGCGTCTGCGACTCTATCGTGAAGGCTCTTCTACTTGGTGAGGAGCCGCTTACAGATACTCAAGACAGCAGTTGA
- the LOC116212492 gene encoding uncharacterized protein LOC116212492 isoform X2, with product MKRSVKSEALDIEELVDKLELGSKFYVIGVSMGSYPTWSCLKYIPHRLAGVALVVPIVNYWWPSLPKSLTKLDFRKKLIRWTLRIASHAPGLLRWWVNKKCLPSNSVLERDPTFFNEHDMEVLKHSKGFPMLTRERLRQQEVFDTLRTDFMVCFGKWDFDPMEMGDPFPESPESSVHIWQGHEDKVVPVELQQCISEKLPWIQYHEIPEGGHLIVHYDGVCDSIVKALLLGEEPLTDTQDSS from the exons ATGAAGAGATCGGTTAAGAGCGAAGCTCTTGATATCGAAGAACTGGTGGACAAGCTAGAATTGGGATCTAAGTTTTATGTGATTGGTGTGTCAATGGGATCGTATCCCACTTGGAGTTGCCTCAAATACATTCCTCACAG GCTAGCGGGTGTGGCACTAGTAGTCCCGATCGTGAACTACTGGTGGCCTTCTCTTCCGAAGAGTCTAACGAAATTGGACTTTCGGAAGAAACTCATCCGCTGGACACTGAGAATCGCGAGCCATGCTCCTGGACTGCTACGGTGGTGGGTGAACAAGAAGTGTCTCCCTTCAAATTCTGTCCTTGAGAGAGACCCCACTTTCTTCAACGAACATGACATGGAAGTTCTGAAGCACTCGAAAGGCTTCCCGATGCTCACTCGG GAAAGGTTACGACAGCAGGAAGTATTTGACACTCTTAGGACTGACTTCATGGTCTGTTTCGGAAAGTGGGACTTCGACCCGATGGAGATGGGGGATCCATTCCCAGAGAGTCCTGAAAGCTCAGTTCACATCTGGCAGGGCCATGAAGACAAGGTGGTCCCAGTCGAACTCCAACAGTGCATCTCAGAGAAACTACCGTGGATCCAATATCATGAGATCCCCGAGGGAGGCCACTTGATTGTGCACTACGATGGCGTCTGCGACTCTATCGTGAAGGCTCTTCTACTTGGTGAGGAGCCGCTTACAGATACTCAAGACAGCAGTTGA